The following are from one region of the Ananas comosus cultivar F153 linkage group 20, ASM154086v1, whole genome shotgun sequence genome:
- the LOC109725645 gene encoding probable pectate lyase 5, with translation MTLALQFILFVLFSFIALSFSLSSPPSNTIVSDPEFVVQEVERSLYNASRRGLGYLSCGTGNPIDDCWRCDRHWDRHRQRLADCAIGFGRNAXIGFGRNAVGGRDGDVYVVTDGSDDDPVNPRPGTLRYAVIRDEPLWIVFAHDMTVRLKEELIMNSYKTIDGRGASVHIAGGPCITIQYVTNIIIHGINIHDCRPGGNAYVRDSPGHYGWRTRSDGDGISIFGGSHVWIDHCSLSACTDGLIDAIHGSTAITVSNNYMSRHDKVMLLGHSDELVADKHMQVTIAFNHFGEGLVQRMPRCRHGYFHVVNNDYTHWEMYAIGGSAAPTINSQGNRFSAPDNERAKEVTKREFASESEWKDWNWRSEGDLMLNGAFFTPSGAGASSSYARASSLGARPSSLVGAITVSAGALSCKKGSRC, from the exons atgacTCTCGCTCTTCAATTCATTCTCTTCGTGCTCTTCTCATTTATCgcactctctttttctctctcttctcctccatcGAACACGATCGTCTCAGACCCTGAATTCGTAGTACAAGAAGTcgaaag GAGTTTATACAATGCTTCCCGTAGAGGATTGGGATATTTGTCCTGCGGGACGGGAAATCCCATCGACGACTGCTGGCGGTGCGACCGGCATTGGGACCGGCACCGCCAGCGGCTGGCCGACTGTGCAATCGGGTTCGGGCGCAATGCCNCGATCGGGTTCGGCCGCAATGCCGTCGGCGGCCGCGACGGCGATGTCTACGTCGTCACCGACGGCTCCGACGACGACCCCGTGAACCCCCGGCCCGGCACGCTCCGCTACGCCGTCATTCGGGACGAGCCCCTCTGGATCGTGTTCGCACACGACATGACGGTCAGGTTGAAGGAGGAGCTGATCATGAACTCGTACAAGACCATCGACGGCCGCGGCGCAAGCGTGCACATCGCCGGCGGGCCCTGCATCACAATCCAATACGTCACGAATATTATCATTCACG GCATAAACATACACGATTGTCGGCCGGGGGGGAACGCTTATGTGCGAGACTCGCCGGGGCACTACGGGTGGCGGACGCGGTCGGACGGGGACGGCATTTCGATATTCGGGGGGTCGCACGTGTGGATCGACCACTGCAGCCTCTCGGCGTGCACCGACGGGCTCATCGACGCGATACACGGGTCGACGGCGATCACGGTGTCGAACAACTACATGTCGCGGCACGACAAGGTGATGCTGCTCGGGCACAGCGACGAGCTCGTCGCCGACAAGCATATGCAGGTCACCATCGCCTTCAACCACTTCGGCGAAGGGCTCGTGCAGCGGATGCCCCG GTGTCGGCACGGGTACTTCCACGTGGTGAACAACGACTACACGCACTGGGAGATGTACGCGATCGGCGGCAGCGCCGCCCCCACCATCAACAGCCAAGGCAACCGGTTCTCGGCCCCCGACAACGAACGAGCCAAGGAG GTGACTAAGCGTGAGTTTGCGTCGGAGAGCGAATGGAAGGACTGGAACTGGCGATCGGAGGGCGACCTGATGCTGAACGGCGCCTTCTTCACGCCCTCGGGCGCGGGTGCCTCGTCGAGCTACGCCAGGGCGTCGAGCCTGGGCGCCCGGCCGTCGTCCCTCGTCGGCGCGATCACCGTGTCGGCCGGCGCACTCTCGTGCAAGAAGGGGTCGCGgtgttga